In Juglans microcarpa x Juglans regia isolate MS1-56 chromosome 4S, Jm3101_v1.0, whole genome shotgun sequence, a single window of DNA contains:
- the LOC121262537 gene encoding epoxide hydrolase A-like, with the protein MEKIEHTTVTTNGINMHVASIGTGPVVLFLHGFPELWYSWRHQLLYLSSLGYRCIAPDLRGYGDTDAPLSPASYTAFHIVGDLIALLDQLRIEQVFLVGHDWGAMIAWYFCWFRPDRIKAVINLSVPSFPRNPTLDLAEGFRASFGDDYYFWRFQEPGEAEEDFACVDTAILMKKFFSTFGPNPPMIPKEVGFRGMATPDALPSWLSEEDINYYATKFKQTGFTGGLNYYRVSHLNWELTAPWTGLQIKVPAKFIVGDQDIVYNIPGVKEYISSGGFKRDVPCLEDVVVMEGVSHFINQEKADEVSAHIYEFINKF; encoded by the exons ATGGAGAAAATAGAGCACACGACGGTCACCACCAATGGAATAAACATGCACGTGGCATCGATAGGGACAGGCCCGGTGGTGCTCTTCCTCCATGGCTTCCCTGAGCTCTGGTACTCGTGGCGACACCAGCTTCTCTACCTCTCCTCCCTCGGTTACCGTTGCATTGCCCCTGACCTTCGCGGCTATGGCGACACCGACGCCCCGCTCTCCCCTGCCTCTTACACAGCTTTCCACATCGTCGGAGACCTCATCGCCCTTCTTGACCAGCTTCGCATCGAGCAGGTCTTCTTGGTCGGCCATGACTGGGGAGCTATGATTGCCTGGTACTTCTGTTGGTTCAGGCCGGATAGAATCAAAGCTGTGATCAACCTGAGCGTGCCATCTTTTCCCAGGAACCCGACGTTAGATTTAGCGGAAGGCTTCAGGGCTTCGTTTGGTGATGATTATTACTTTTGGAGGTTTCAG GAACCTGGAGAAGCTGAAGAAGATTTTGCTTGTGTCGATACCGCAATACTAATGAAGAAGTTCTTTTCTACATTTGGTCCAAATCCTCCGATGATACCTAAAGAAGTGGGATTTAGAGGAATGGCAACACCAGATGCATTGCCTTCTTGGTTGTCAGAAgaagatattaattattatgcCACCAAATTTAAGCAGACAGGTTTCACCGGAGGATTGAACTATTACCGAGTTAGCCACCT AAACTGGGAGCTCACAGCACCATGGACGGGACTACAAATCAAAGTGCCAGCCAAGTTCATAGTGGGAGACCAAGATATCGTCTACAACATCCCAGGTGTCAAGGAATATATAAGCAGCGGCGGTTTCAAGAGAGATGTGCCATGTTTGGAAGACGTAGTTGTGATGGAAGGAgtatctcatttcatcaatcAAGAAAAGGCAGATGAGGTTAGCGCACACATATATGAATTTATCAACAAGTTCTGA